From Spirosoma agri, one genomic window encodes:
- the fucP gene encoding L-fucose:H+ symporter permease, whose protein sequence is MALPTPKTPPKLKAGDTGNYGLAFTLVTSLFFLWGLANSLNGSLIKQFQIALDLNRFQAGIVDFAFYLGYFFMALPAGYVMRRFGYKRGILFGLVLYGGGALLFYPAAEVRVYSFFLLALFTMACGIAFLETAANLYVTVLGDPAKSEWRLNFSQSFNGISTILGPIIGALFIFSKTEYTPEMLTAMAPVQAQAIRVQEALSVQGPYLVIGTIIAFVTILFAVTKMPEVGAEEEQAAGKTSITGVLRHRHLALGVVAQFANVGAQATLWGYFVDLKLDFSRDGHWALAEAYMNAINAITGSPTDLSATQIAGFHASFALVLFMLGRFVGTSLMARFRPNRVLAFYAVGAVAMIIIAMLTGGLTAVIALSFTYFFQSIQFPTIFALATKGLGAESKIASSLVIMSIVGGALMPLVAGALFANGAVYALLVPLVCFAFIVFYALQGYQINANDLHNPNISPEIAP, encoded by the coding sequence ATGGCTTTACCAACACCAAAGACTCCACCCAAACTAAAAGCGGGGGATACCGGTAACTACGGGCTCGCGTTTACGCTCGTTACCAGCTTGTTCTTCCTCTGGGGACTGGCCAACAGCCTGAACGGATCCCTTATCAAACAGTTTCAGATTGCGCTTGATCTCAATCGGTTTCAAGCCGGTATCGTCGATTTCGCATTCTACCTCGGCTATTTTTTTATGGCTCTACCCGCTGGCTATGTCATGCGGAGATTTGGCTACAAACGGGGTATTCTGTTCGGTCTAGTGCTGTATGGGGGAGGAGCCCTGCTGTTTTATCCGGCGGCAGAGGTGCGGGTCTATAGCTTTTTTCTGCTTGCGCTGTTCACGATGGCCTGTGGAATTGCGTTTCTGGAAACAGCGGCTAACCTGTACGTCACCGTGCTGGGCGACCCGGCCAAGTCGGAGTGGCGCTTGAATTTTTCGCAATCCTTCAACGGAATCAGCACCATTCTGGGGCCAATTATCGGGGCGCTGTTCATCTTCTCGAAAACCGAATACACTCCCGAAATGCTTACGGCCATGGCCCCAGTTCAGGCGCAGGCGATTCGGGTGCAGGAAGCGCTCTCGGTACAGGGACCGTATCTGGTTATCGGAACGATCATTGCCTTTGTGACGATACTGTTTGCCGTCACTAAAATGCCGGAAGTGGGGGCTGAAGAAGAACAGGCTGCCGGCAAAACCTCGATTACGGGTGTGTTGCGTCACCGCCATCTGGCACTCGGCGTTGTAGCGCAGTTTGCCAACGTGGGGGCACAAGCAACGCTCTGGGGCTATTTTGTCGATCTGAAACTCGACTTCTCCCGCGATGGACACTGGGCGTTGGCGGAAGCGTACATGAATGCAATCAACGCGATAACCGGCTCGCCAACCGATCTGTCGGCAACGCAGATTGCTGGCTTTCACGCATCGTTCGCGCTGGTGCTGTTTATGCTTGGTCGGTTTGTGGGTACGTCGCTGATGGCGCGGTTTCGGCCGAACCGGGTGCTGGCTTTTTACGCCGTGGGTGCCGTAGCCATGATCATCATCGCTATGCTGACCGGCGGACTGACCGCTGTCATTGCGCTGAGTTTCACCTATTTCTTCCAGTCGATCCAGTTTCCGACCATTTTTGCCCTGGCTACCAAAGGACTGGGTGCCGAGTCTAAAATTGCTTCGTCGCTGGTGATCATGAGCATTGTTGGTGGCGCGCTGATGCCGCTGGTGGCGGGTGCCCTGTTTGCCAATGGCGCAGTCTATGCGCTGCTGGTACCGTTGGTTTGCTTTGCCTTCATCGTATTTTACGCGTTGCAGGGCTATCAGATTAATGCCAATGACCTGCACAATCCGAAC